Part of the Amphiura filiformis chromosome 9, Afil_fr2py, whole genome shotgun sequence genome is shown below.
tcgcaatttccaaactgaacaatagtggggtaaatttgttttttaatagatgcactatctaatcctgcacattatgacaccacattgaatccaatgtgacttcaagaagcaaagttacaagcatttgattagacgaaggtccagttttgaaagtgacaaacgggcctattcaaaactccacagactagacatctggtttcagagtggtgaatggctaatttatgcgtttggctttaatttcaaacaaaaggaacaaaaggaaactgaaacaaaaatactgagaaataaaatgaaagttatgaaaagtacagagaagtaaaaactgaaataaaaactgctttaaataatgcttcattgaagaaaccacgttctctttgtttcgcttgttggaatcttttttgcgccttgtaggccagtttgtcacttttaaaactggaccttcgtctattcaattgcttgtaactttacttcttgaggtcacattggattcaacgtggtgtcataatgtgcaggattagctagtgcatctattaaaaaaacaaatttaccccaatattgttcagttttgaaattgtgattatttttccaagtgtaaggatactttattggcgcagtatatataactGAACACTGAATGGGCCTGAAAGGGAACACATATGTTTAGAAATTGAGTGTTGAACTTTTaatgcttcctgtactttgtaTTTCATGTaatatattacatgtattaagGAACCAGATATTAGGACGAGTGTACTATCTACACATGTGTCTTCTGCTAATGCTATGTTCTATGATAAAATTATTTGTATAAAGGCCTACATACTCCTATATGAATAATGTGGAAATTTTTAACCAGTTTGTACATACTATAGTGGTGCACTCAATTCATTAAACCAAATTACCGCATTCAACCTTTAGCACCCTGGGCACACATCAAGTCACTGAGCCACATTTGGTAGGCGCTTACTAAagcatgtaaaatgaaaaaaaaagtcaaaatgggGAACTTACACACATGAAGAGCAAAAATGCAGTGTCTCTGAAATCAAAATCATTATAAACCTATAATAGAATTTTGATGGATTTAGTCGTACAGTTGAGGGCTTTTAGTCTTAGACGGTTTTCATTTGAACAATTCTGTAGGGTGCTTATTTAGGGGAGTACTATTTAGGTTGAATGTGGTACattatttagtatattttttaaTAAATGTACTTCGGACAAAAGTCTGTCTCTTTTGTGTACGTATTAATCCATGTACACGTTTTATTCATGTGAGAAATTTACCTCATAACAGTATTACCCACATGTATATATTAATGTGTTTTCATTAAAAGAGAAAGTTTTATCAGtcttgatattttttgtttcataTGCATGATTTTGTCTGTTATGATCATGACTGTGCAGGGCTGACAATTTTTCAGTTTTAGAACACCCCAAAATTTGTCCTGAAGGGGTGGGGTGGAGGATTCAAGGGTACGACTGCAGAAATCCcatttagaagtaacatttgaaaaaatatatattcctGGAAAAGTGGTAAGATTcttctattcgccacttgcacgagttcgccattatgcactatatgcgggagagcctcgaactggcagcatacatgaaaggaagaattacgtaaccttacacagaatgttatatgactggttcaattcccattcatgtatgctgccagttcgaggctctcccgcacatagtgcataatggcggaacgtgcaagtggcgaatattgGCTTAGAGTCTGCAAAGTATCAGGCTAAGTGAAAGGATATGAACTGCTACTGAGATTATCATtaattacattttcaaaattagaACAAATATACCAGATACAGATTCAGTATGGTATAGCCCATCCCATTTTCCGGTAGCAAATCCGGGTAgcaaatactataggcctatatgagagGAATATAGGTCTATTACATGTATGTCTATGGTCCGATTTGaaaaagcttggctagtggtcaggtcaGCAGGCTAACCCTACCAATGTTGATCCCCTTTactgatttatctttctaggatATGAGCAATGGACTAATTGAAACCTGACCACTTacaagccatgcttcgagaaaccagcCCCTAGTCGTGTAGTGCAGCTGCTAACCTGAAGTTTTGTATTATTAAAAAGATAGTTTTTTAATTTCCCCGttcattgtgtaggcctatatcgtgATCATTACAAATTGCACTTCAATTGCAACATTTGAAACACATCTACACACGTGTGAAAGCTAATTAACTTAAAAATGATGAATTACAGAAATGAATCACGTCGGGCATTTGGACTACGCAATTTTATCCTTAAAATCGCACCGTTCTCAATTTGAAATATTACCCCTACGGAGTAACGGACCGACCATAAAATTATATTAATGAAATTCTTGACTTGCCTCGTCTACCGTCTTAGTTATCGTTGACTTTATTTGCCCACTCCATTTCCGTTGTAATCCTTATGATATGTAcgagaataaaataaatttgtttagaAATTCttgacattaaagccatattataacatttctttaaaaatagattagtattaattttcaataaaatattagcatttactgtcagatatgtccccttttaattttgagccgaacaagtgaggtaaagcaaagaaaatcggaatttacaactagcgccaatgcatgtcacgccggcagttgtaatatggtacgaccctctggcgggcgggggtgtgtgtgtgtgtcccgcacgccgtgtacgtaggggtgtgttgacatcgcatacgcgttcgactaatatttctatcgtaataataaaacgctgattcaggcggtttattcaaaatctcggattttgacaaaactacagcacctaaagtcttgatttttgcagagaatctttgtttactaaatttcattacaatcgtgtaaaaacctgaatttaaattttttttttgagggccttctcctcagcaaatgttataatatggctttaaattaaacAGCATCTAAAAATCACTCATATGAAATACGTCAAAATCGTAATTTTTGACAAAGAAGAAAGTATAGGAATGAGCCAGAAAGGGTGTGGGACTTGAGCCCTCTTACTTTGAACCCATTCCACACCACCCCACCGCACCCACATATAGTTTACTTAATTATCTTTACAGAGATtctatactccctatgaaattcTGGTTCCAAGCTCGTGCTAATGCAGCTGCCTCTTAATTTATTAAACTAATTAGCACAGCAAGAAAAAAACCGCGAGTGCACATTTTTCAGTCCCAATATGACATCAAACTCTTACGCAAATCATctaattaattaaatcacctgAAACAGGACAATCATATAAATTAAAACCAATTTTGATGATGCAGTCCTAGTTATACCAAACCTCCCGAGTGCATCATTGTAGGCCTGCTCGCTGGAAGTATCTAGCAGTAGTTCGTCTTCAGTCATCGTTCACAGTTCATCATCTGACACCATGCCTGGATTGAAAGCTTGGCTTAGTGGTACCGAACCAAAGCAATATCTCTCAGATGCTGATCTCAACGAAATTGGCGTGAAATACTGGGTGGTGAGTATTTACACAGACCTAAGGGGTCTGTAGTATTTATCATTTTGTTTGTCAATTGATTTGCCATCATAATTTCAAAAAGatatttcaagaatatttataaatatttttatcaCAACAGTGATGGTGATTCCACAGCGATTCTGTTTATGAGTCCAGAGCCCGGTCCGTGCTCCCGTGCAAACATCTTAGGCAATAGGAACAAATTAGtccgatctttcgatcgaccatcgatgcttggtcgatccttattatttatgaaatcaattaatttactattgttaattgtgataaaattgtAATTTGTACCTGAAGGGATATTGGCCAATTTAAATTtggcgttaattctgattaattagagctaattagttgatagttcattaataacaagcatcgaacgcagcatcgacggtcgatccaaagatcgagcatatttgtttctggtgccttagtgAAACTCAAAATCGACAAGAGGGTTCGTGCGCCAATTGTTGGTGGCCGGGGATATAGATTTTTCCAGTTTACCTGCCCACGCATCATAAAGGCCTATACTCTCGCAACTGGACTGGTGATTCGAGAGTGTGTCTATGACCAGCGTTTGTAATAGGCAGACCATCAAATGTTGCAATGCGCAGAGGACACTGACTATAAAATCTTCCCTTGAATCGTTCTTAAAGAATCATCATAAGTTTACCAATTTACCTTGAATGATACCATGACTGATTAAGCATGGTGATTGAAAGTCCGTGATTCATTTTATGAATGCATCCCGGCAATGGTAAAATCACTTTGCTATCTACGTTGTATGTTGCACGTTAGACGCACGGGACGTAGGCCTAAATTAAGCGACCCTAAGAAAATTTTATATGTATcttgttatttttagaattttgtaTTATTAATGACTTATATATGACATATAATGCGCACACtaatagaaattgttcgttggcattactcagtaagttgatgtaagtcgttgcgtcaactttccgagtaatgccaacgcgtacaattttgagtaacgctgactcgatatcattatgttggtcgcactcatttgcacttactttattgagttgttacaactcagaaaatgaaactaggttagcataattttctagaggtgtgctatagtatacacaattttgcactgattacaaaaataaatatttgaatactgctaattgtgcagaaaatgatccaattacgtgaattaagtataacaaagtaccaaattggaataactcaaaacaataagtaccagtaacttaatatgaacgagttacatcaacttacatgttgagttacaataaactcaactaattggttctttgaaccttgtttatttttctaagttccctgaacttgaattcagaagttggcattacttaaaaaagttgacgcaacgacttacatcaactttttaagtaatgccaacaaatttgattagttgacggaactttttgagctttttcagcattttttaagttcggataactaaaaagaattttgttttggcaatttttacactatttttgagttgtccaaacttactccttttgaattgcgccacaagacgaacaagtcatttctatgaatGAGTGCAGCTTTTCGCCTTAAGGCGGGTCGGAGGGGAGTACTGTGGCAAATGGCTAAAAGTATGCGTGTGCTCATTGTCAGTGCATTTGATTTCGAGGGGTTGGTGGAATGAGAAGGCCTATACGAGGTGCCCTATACATTTGACACGTAAAATAGCACGACACATGGCAACTATTACATCAGATGGGTCTTCTTGCACCAACCCCTCAAATAATTGTCCAAATGTTGGGAAAGGTGCTTGACCTCATTTGCCCCTCTCTACCCAggagtgaaatggggagctgttatgaatatcgtccattgagcgccgcccaaaggtactACGGAGTATGCCTTGGGAATTGTATGGCAGCAGACATCATCTATAAAAAACGACAACGGAATATATGTTTTAAATAAAGgttttaaataaatgtttaaaataaagGTTGGCATATACAGCGCATTTCACATTAAAGTACTTAAAAGTACTTTAATGTGAAATGCGCTGCATATGCCAacctttatttattatttttgattttttttttataagtgtCACCAAAAGTGGACCATATTGCCAAACATGTATGTTttaacaataagcccaatcgccattgtaacttctggtttttgagagcagttttgggacactttgaccgctgacatatcgggaaaattgttgttattattattaattaattattattgtcacaatCATATCATTAaagatatttaaataattaattattacaataataatgtttttggggtttgttttcattcttgttaAAAGTTTTAGATTACacattttgtacgcacaaaaaacaatttttctgaattttcccaataggtcagagggcaaagtgtcccaaaactgcaaaaactgtcccacaatgcattgcaaacttctaattcCGATTTGGCTTACTATCGGTCAATCGCTCAATAGCCTTTTCTACCCTACTTTTTTCTTATAAGATCGATGCTGATAACTGGAAAGCAGAAGGTAAAATCGACAAGATTTGTGAGGAGAGGAACTACTGGAACTATGGCCATAAAAGGACAACCAGAGAAATGGTGTTGGTAAGGGACTGAATCgtttatgaagagcttgtttccaaaccatgtccacaaccacatgtttctcatttacttgaaTGATACAATCAcgattactttgacaagtttgacattagcaacaatgagttgtaccatcaacaagccattgacaacaatgctgcttaacaatatgcagactattgttctcatctgggaaccaaaggcctcacacagtattgttactgtacatccatccactgtttgctttgtaatggtgcatccaactgaaattgcTGTACCTATAGCATctcaacccattgcaatatcgcacaggtaaatcagaaacatgtgtttgtggacttaacatggtttgaaaCCAAGCTCTTCATAATATAGTTGTTGTTTTGATTGGAAGTTGCGTAATATATAAATCACCAAGTTTCCACTTGTCGTCTAAATGCATTTGCATCAACTTTATTCATGTAGGCAATTATGTGCATTGCTCGTCAAATAAAAGATTCGTTTAATGGACGCATCCCGGTTGGGAAAATAGCACTGCTCTAATTTATGTTTCCATTTTGTGGTCACGTATTGTGATTTTTCGTTATGATGAATTTGATGTCTCATCTAGTTCACGCTTTGGTTCCTTTGTCAATATCGTTGCTTATTGCACGTGCGTGCTTTTGTTAAATTTGAAATTGTGTaatataaagtaggcctacatagttgTTAAACAGGGGGTGGGAAGGGTAGTAGATGCTCACGTGATTAATATAATTAAGCATTgtcaaatttgtgcgcgcttagTGCATTTTACTATAGTTATATGTCATATTTGAGCATTTTAgcttaaaattgcatattttcgCTCGCAACAGGGAAGTTAATTCTTCACAGATTTTACACAAGCTTCCATCCCCCCGATGttaaaaagaaatttacgccactggtAAATTACCAGTTACTAGCCGATCACCCGcctttcgcggtttgtaaatgCATATAGTTTGGACTTGATTGTTTATAGTAAGTTTTACTTGAAATCTTTGCACGTTATGGCCATTGGAAGATGAAATTACTGAAGGCATGAGGGGTGTAAGCAGTAAGCCCCCTCCCCGTTAAGAATAAAGTATATACCCCGTATAAATGcacatattgaacatgttgaataaaatAGGTGAATTAGTGCGCATGGTGCTTTCAGTGCTTGTAAAACTAATTaacttgattaattaatttgaccCCCTTGACGTAAACAAAATTCGATATTTTGTTGGGGTGCGGAACAACGTAGACTGTAAGGGTCTGTTTTTTCGAAGCATGGCAAGTGGTCAGGTTTCCTATAAGCCACCATGCAGGCATAAGCCCAATTAGCCATACCAtgcagtgcttacaatttcacatcatacatcacctaaAATGGATCCACTTGGTCATATAGGGCTAGCTTGCTGGCTTAAGAAGCCTGACCACTACCCAAGCTTTGAGAAATCGGACctaaaagtttttagccttacaaatTCGCCAAACTGCCTAATTTTATGATAGATGGTTTTTCTTTACTCAAACGGAAAGcaacaaaaatatatttgaagcaAATTGATAGTTTTTATAGTGGCGAGTAAAATTTAATGCCAGTGTCGTATGCTGCAGTATACACTCTCAGTAAAGTTTGCCCAACGTTGGTTAAGGAGGGCACAGCCGGCCAACGTTGGGTAATGTTTTGCCCAATGTTGTATAAATTCCTTTAGCCAAACCCGATATTGGGTAAAACATTACCCAACAGTTTGTCCAACGTTGAGGTGTGCACTCCTTAACCAACGTTGGGCaaacttttctgagagtgtagaTTGAATCCCAATCTGATGTTTGTGTCTTGTCAGGAATACAACAAGGAGCATCTACACGAGCAGGATGAGGTGTTGTTCTTTTTGGATGGTGCAGGTTATATAGAGATGCGAGACAAGCAGGAACGCTGGATACATGTACCGGTTGTCAAAGGGATCTTGTATGTCTTCCCTGCCGGAGTATACCATCGCTTGAGATTGGAAACGGTAGGAAAGCAAATGACCTATTTTTATAATGTTAAATATTACTTATTTGGCCTGACGCTGACGACGTCACTGATAAGGATGATGatgcaatgggctgttccatttaaaatcc
Proteins encoded:
- the LOC140160780 gene encoding acireductone dioxygenase-like, which codes for MPGLKAWLSGTEPKQYLSDADLNEIGVKYWVIDADNWKAEGKIDKICEERNYWNYGHKRTTREMVLEYNKEHLHEQDEVLFFLDGAGYIEMRDKQERWIHVPVVKGILYVFPAGVYHRLRLETDVCNRLSIRANKKLDPTESGLKYHYRPADEMDCRKQYLERLSAGNFP